Proteins from a single region of Rhodopirellula halodulae:
- a CDS encoding metallophosphoesterase family protein — translation MSHRRILHAADIHLDSPLQKLDAYEDAPVDEIREASRRALQNMTRVAIEEQVDLVVIAGDLYDGDWPDQNTGLFFVAQATRLIREGIHVAVIRGNHDAANKMTSNLPLPKNPDGSEILLSEKKVDQRILEDLGIAIHGRSYAKRAETGDMAGEYPQPIGGLFNLALLHTGLSGLEGHDPYAPCSPQQLADKGYDYWALGHIHQRGEHQIDGAAPVVFSGNVQGRHIRESGPKGCILVDIDDRNQTTRRFVPLDVVRFESFEANASDWSHTDELMDAYEDWLSEQLTQVDDRLLVTRVVLSGDSSLHHQWMREQANLEAGLRAASVTHGHGQVWLERLKVRTTAERSKASAERSQAFAEQPQSTVSSTESPSDGPLQSILAVVEQLKTEGGDLEWMNDEISPLLKKLPVEFSGDQSLVRLDDQNERHEWIDAATAELMARLQGGER, via the coding sequence TTGAGTCACCGTCGCATTCTTCACGCCGCCGACATTCACTTGGACAGCCCGCTGCAAAAACTCGACGCTTACGAAGATGCCCCGGTCGACGAAATTCGCGAGGCGTCGCGTCGAGCTCTGCAGAACATGACGCGGGTCGCGATCGAAGAACAAGTCGATTTGGTGGTCATCGCGGGTGACCTCTACGACGGGGATTGGCCCGATCAAAACACCGGATTGTTCTTCGTCGCGCAAGCCACCCGGCTGATTCGCGAAGGGATTCATGTCGCCGTCATTCGTGGCAACCACGATGCCGCGAATAAGATGACGTCGAATTTGCCGTTGCCGAAGAATCCCGATGGCTCGGAAATTCTGCTGAGTGAAAAAAAGGTGGATCAGCGCATTTTGGAGGACCTTGGCATCGCCATTCACGGACGCTCCTACGCCAAGCGAGCCGAAACCGGTGACATGGCGGGAGAGTACCCCCAACCGATTGGCGGTCTGTTCAACTTGGCATTGCTGCATACCGGACTGTCAGGCTTGGAAGGCCACGATCCCTACGCTCCCTGCTCACCTCAGCAGTTGGCGGACAAGGGTTACGACTACTGGGCATTGGGACACATTCACCAGCGAGGCGAGCACCAAATCGATGGGGCGGCTCCCGTGGTCTTCAGCGGCAATGTCCAGGGAAGACACATTCGCGAATCGGGGCCGAAAGGCTGCATCCTGGTCGACATCGATGATCGCAATCAAACGACGCGGCGGTTTGTGCCATTGGATGTGGTTCGATTTGAATCGTTCGAGGCCAACGCGTCTGATTGGAGCCACACCGACGAATTAATGGATGCTTACGAAGACTGGCTCAGCGAGCAACTCACGCAGGTGGATGATCGCTTGTTGGTCACGCGAGTGGTGTTGTCCGGCGATAGCTCGCTGCATCATCAATGGATGCGTGAACAAGCCAACTTAGAAGCTGGTTTACGAGCCGCCTCGGTGACACATGGTCACGGTCAAGTTTGGTTGGAAAGGCTGAAGGTTCGAACCACCGCGGAGCGGTCGAAAGCCTCAGCCGAGCGGTCGCAAGCCTTCGCGGAGCAGCCCCAATCCACGGTGTCGTCGACGGAATCGCCGAGCGATGGGCCGCTTCAGAGCATTTTGGCTGTGGTGGAACAACTCAAAACCGAAGGCGGCGACCTGGAATGGATGAACGATGAGATTTCACCCCTGTTGAAAAAGTTACCGGTGGAATTCAGTGGCGATCAATCGCTGGTTCGGTTGGACGACCAAAATGAACGACACGAATGGATCGACGCGGCCACGGCGGAGTTGATGGCACGATTGCAAGGAGGTGAGCGATGA
- a CDS encoding DUF11 domain-containing protein has product MKIRSFRRRRELRTRSSAARGWRRLLLESLESRRLLAVASDLVTIRGQVTDSFLGGDFEDVALDLYRDDGDGVFEPNAGDVEVNMAVTDASGNYQFTGVTEGSYFVLQPAQMNAGRSLQQQLSPLITVTASQVAGQTFQTIDSFQTTQSVEDTATDSTPVTSTQAAAEAIGGSRDLIVNKTQGGTNDIGTIAIGVNQAVSPNLLSFDANGFADGSRRVIWDGGGDDAGTINDDGLGAIDLTSAGSASGFRFVIGSVTSGTAVIRLYSDDGDAGTQSRVSQATLTIPALPTQPTSIEYIPFTDFQVVSGGGADLTQIGAIELDVSGGPDYDAIADLLGTVGPNIIVQNFDNAGDADLELTKTLVTTNPNVNQNVSFDVVVTNNGPDPATGIEVTDRIPDGITGVTGTTSNGTFTPGTGIWTIPNLAVGASATLRVTGQLTSLDPQTNVAEITASEQRDDDSPRNNDVLADDDQDSAVVTATRVDLQLDKAVSNVAPNVGDEVTFTLTLQNTSLDASTDATLSTATGILVEDRLPTGMTLVSHNASSGTTFNTATRRWSIASLDVGSQATLQIVARVNQAGEFTNVAEVLAAAQFDRDSTPMNDLIDEDDQDQVTIVTPTADLSLTKTSSTDTPTVGETITFTIRVDNDGPDDATGVQVRDVLPAGFTYVTNSATSGNYDQTTGVWTVGDVDAPSAVNPIPVMPTLQIVATVDSLGAKTNTATIIASDQADPDSTPDGGLADEDDTASVVITPNAIDLQLTKAVSISNPAPGDSIVYTVTLSNADSTTSVPITTATNVQVTDVLPDGLILQDFETSSGTYVSSTGIWSIDSLAEGGSETLTLTAVLDPSRTDLLATITNTAEVTQAAQFDPDSSPDNQDASEDDQASIAILPARADLSLTKTVDRLNADVGENVTFTITARHDGGDDSGQFVVSDVLPAGLQFVEATESIGTYDETTGRWTIPGLDSSTGTATPSLATLEIVATTLIRGTITNAAEIIQATLPDPDSTPGNGQLAEDDHAEVSLQAEQIDLALFKNVDNATPRLGETLQYELVIRNDGLDDATGVIVQENLPAGLTFVNATASDGSFSGSSGLWTIGNLAASESATLTINVQVNNNVTADLPNIINRAEVIAADQVDLDSTPDNNEASEDDQASVTARVEFIDLSLSKSVDNPAPNVGDQVAFTVTVTNDGDTATSRDTATNVVVQDLLPTGFTLVSSLLTDGLYDSTSGEWAIDALADDASATLTLIATVDQRGTLVNRAEVVSVDQDDVDSTPNNNAAAEDDLATASITTPVIDLSLTQTVAPEHPAIGGEVTFTLSLQNSGPDDATGVVVRDTLPDGFTFTSSSPAGDFNSSTGLWTVGDLAAGQTVTLDIIGTIGDVEELINRAEVIAADQADSDSTPDSGLDDGEDDTASAIATLANADLSVTKTVDDATPNFGDSVTFTVTIANSGPDPATGIQLRDYLPAGFTLADQSVSVGTFSAATEIWMIDELAVGQSETLTLTGTVNSEATLSNVAEIIASDQRDPDSTPGNGETDPVEDDRAAVDVQAQLIDLALSKTVDGDRFDLGDSVEFELTVSNTGPSTATNVQVADALPAGLIFDSSSTANGGYNPQSGTWTIPSIPSNESVTLTLNATVNRDAITDEILRDGILNFAEVTSADQPDRNSTFGNGDVNEDDADSALLMIARADLSLTKSVDTSNPDRGDTIQYLITLTNANNDAATNVVLRDLLPSSVQFVDAIASQGNFDPQTGLWTVSQLDSGQSATLRINATVQASGTVDNVAEIIASDQIDPDSTPNNANADEDDLASVSITPRVVDISVSASVDNEEPELDETITITLTAANASGVSDATGVVIESSLPDGLTLIPPASPQQGTYDPATGLWNVGALGAGESVQLTLTARVDTRGLKTLNAEVVQTDQFDLDSVPDNGDLTEDDQTQLEIRAPRVLSKRLFLSR; this is encoded by the coding sequence ATGAAAATCCGTTCTTTCCGAAGGCGTCGAGAACTGAGAACGAGATCGTCTGCTGCCCGAGGATGGCGGCGATTGCTGCTGGAATCGTTGGAAAGTCGGCGGTTGTTGGCGGTCGCGTCGGACTTGGTGACAATTCGGGGCCAAGTGACCGACAGCTTCCTTGGAGGCGATTTCGAAGACGTTGCGTTGGATCTGTATCGAGACGACGGCGATGGAGTTTTCGAGCCCAACGCGGGTGACGTCGAAGTCAACATGGCGGTCACGGATGCCAGCGGCAATTATCAGTTCACGGGAGTGACCGAAGGTTCTTATTTCGTATTGCAGCCTGCACAAATGAATGCGGGACGTTCTCTGCAGCAACAGTTGTCGCCGCTGATCACGGTGACCGCGTCGCAGGTTGCTGGGCAAACGTTTCAAACCATCGATTCGTTTCAAACGACTCAAAGCGTGGAGGACACCGCGACTGATTCGACTCCAGTCACCTCGACTCAGGCGGCTGCGGAGGCGATTGGTGGTTCTCGTGATTTGATCGTCAACAAGACGCAAGGTGGCACCAACGACATCGGCACGATCGCGATTGGTGTCAATCAAGCGGTCTCGCCAAACTTGCTGAGCTTTGATGCCAACGGATTTGCGGACGGCAGTCGCCGTGTGATTTGGGACGGTGGCGGGGACGACGCGGGAACGATCAACGACGATGGATTGGGGGCGATCGATCTGACCAGTGCTGGTTCCGCATCGGGATTTCGATTTGTGATCGGTTCAGTCACGAGCGGTACCGCGGTCATCCGCTTGTACAGCGATGATGGTGATGCGGGAACGCAATCGCGGGTCAGCCAAGCCACATTGACCATTCCTGCGTTGCCGACCCAACCCACCTCCATCGAATACATCCCGTTCACCGATTTCCAGGTGGTCAGTGGCGGCGGTGCGGACCTGACTCAGATCGGTGCGATTGAGCTCGACGTCAGTGGTGGACCTGATTACGACGCGATCGCTGATTTGCTGGGGACCGTCGGTCCCAACATCATCGTTCAGAATTTTGACAACGCCGGTGATGCCGATTTGGAATTGACCAAGACGTTGGTCACGACCAATCCGAACGTGAATCAAAATGTTTCCTTCGATGTTGTGGTGACCAACAATGGTCCGGATCCAGCAACGGGAATTGAGGTCACCGACCGCATCCCTGATGGGATCACGGGTGTGACTGGGACCACATCCAATGGCACGTTCACTCCAGGAACTGGAATTTGGACCATTCCTAATTTGGCGGTTGGGGCATCAGCGACTTTGCGAGTGACCGGCCAATTGACCAGTTTGGATCCGCAAACCAACGTTGCTGAAATCACGGCGTCGGAGCAGCGCGACGATGACAGTCCTCGCAACAACGACGTGTTGGCCGACGATGATCAAGACTCGGCGGTGGTCACGGCGACGCGGGTTGATTTGCAACTCGACAAAGCGGTTTCCAATGTGGCACCCAATGTCGGGGATGAAGTCACGTTCACGTTGACCTTGCAAAACACCTCGTTGGATGCGTCGACCGATGCGACGTTGAGCACGGCGACGGGGATCCTGGTGGAGGATCGTTTGCCAACGGGCATGACGCTGGTCAGCCACAACGCCAGCTCGGGAACGACGTTCAATACCGCGACACGTCGTTGGTCGATCGCATCGTTGGACGTGGGCTCGCAAGCGACATTGCAAATTGTGGCTCGCGTGAATCAAGCGGGCGAGTTCACCAACGTGGCGGAAGTCTTGGCGGCGGCTCAGTTCGACCGCGACAGCACCCCGATGAACGACTTGATCGATGAAGACGATCAAGATCAGGTAACGATCGTCACACCCACGGCAGATTTGTCGTTGACCAAAACGTCGTCGACGGACACACCCACGGTGGGCGAGACAATCACATTCACCATCCGTGTCGACAACGACGGTCCGGACGACGCGACGGGCGTGCAAGTTCGCGACGTATTGCCAGCCGGATTCACTTACGTGACCAACTCGGCCACGTCGGGGAACTACGATCAAACCACGGGAGTCTGGACGGTGGGGGATGTCGATGCGCCGTCCGCGGTCAATCCGATTCCCGTGATGCCGACGTTGCAGATCGTGGCGACGGTTGACAGCTTGGGGGCGAAGACGAACACAGCGACCATCATCGCCTCGGATCAAGCGGATCCGGACAGCACACCCGATGGTGGATTGGCAGACGAGGACGACACGGCTTCGGTTGTGATCACACCCAACGCCATTGACTTGCAACTGACCAAAGCCGTTTCGATATCCAACCCCGCACCGGGCGACAGCATCGTTTACACGGTGACGCTGTCCAACGCGGATTCGACGACGTCCGTTCCGATCACGACCGCCACCAATGTGCAAGTAACCGATGTGTTGCCCGACGGACTAATCCTACAAGACTTCGAAACCAGTTCGGGAACCTACGTCAGCAGCACGGGCATTTGGTCGATCGATTCGTTGGCGGAAGGCGGCAGTGAGACGCTGACTTTGACGGCGGTCTTAGATCCGTCGCGAACCGACTTGTTGGCCACGATCACCAACACCGCGGAAGTCACTCAAGCCGCGCAGTTCGATCCTGATAGCTCCCCGGACAATCAGGATGCGTCGGAAGATGACCAAGCCTCCATCGCGATTCTTCCCGCTCGCGCGGATTTGTCGTTGACCAAAACAGTGGATCGGTTGAACGCGGATGTGGGCGAAAATGTGACCTTCACCATCACAGCGCGGCATGACGGCGGCGATGATTCGGGGCAGTTCGTCGTGTCGGATGTGCTGCCGGCCGGGCTACAATTTGTCGAGGCCACGGAGTCCATTGGAACCTACGACGAGACGACCGGGCGATGGACCATTCCCGGTTTGGATTCCTCGACGGGAACGGCAACACCTTCCTTGGCAACGCTAGAAATCGTTGCCACCACCCTGATTCGCGGAACGATCACCAACGCGGCTGAAATCATTCAAGCGACGTTACCCGATCCGGACAGCACACCCGGCAACGGTCAGCTCGCAGAAGACGACCACGCCGAGGTGAGCTTGCAAGCCGAGCAGATTGATTTGGCTCTGTTCAAAAACGTCGACAACGCGACGCCACGGTTGGGCGAAACGTTGCAGTACGAATTGGTGATCCGCAACGATGGTTTGGATGATGCCACCGGAGTGATTGTCCAGGAGAACCTCCCCGCTGGTTTGACGTTCGTCAACGCGACGGCAAGCGATGGAAGTTTCAGTGGCAGTAGCGGCTTGTGGACGATTGGCAATTTGGCTGCTTCCGAGTCCGCAACGCTCACGATCAATGTTCAGGTCAACAACAACGTTACCGCTGATCTGCCGAACATCATCAATCGAGCCGAAGTCATCGCGGCTGACCAGGTGGATTTGGACAGCACGCCAGACAACAACGAAGCAAGCGAAGACGATCAAGCGAGCGTGACGGCTCGAGTCGAGTTCATCGACTTGTCGTTGTCGAAATCCGTTGACAACCCGGCACCCAATGTGGGTGACCAAGTCGCCTTCACAGTCACCGTGACCAATGATGGCGACACGGCAACTTCTCGCGACACGGCGACCAACGTGGTGGTGCAGGATCTCTTGCCGACCGGATTCACGCTGGTCTCCAGCCTGCTGACCGATGGTCTGTACGATTCGACCTCGGGGGAATGGGCCATTGATGCGTTGGCCGACGACGCCTCCGCGACACTGACGTTGATCGCCACGGTGGATCAACGCGGCACCTTGGTCAATCGAGCTGAGGTGGTGAGCGTCGATCAAGACGACGTGGATTCAACGCCGAACAACAATGCCGCCGCGGAAGACGATCTGGCCACTGCGAGCATCACAACGCCAGTGATCGATCTTTCGTTGACACAGACGGTGGCTCCCGAACATCCGGCGATTGGTGGTGAGGTCACATTCACATTGTCGTTGCAAAACAGCGGCCCTGATGACGCGACGGGCGTCGTCGTTCGAGACACCTTGCCCGACGGATTCACATTCACATCGTCATCTCCCGCGGGTGATTTCAACTCGTCGACCGGTTTGTGGACGGTTGGTGATTTGGCTGCCGGACAGACGGTGACGCTCGATATCATCGGCACCATCGGTGACGTCGAGGAACTCATCAACCGTGCGGAAGTGATTGCGGCGGATCAAGCGGATTCGGACAGCACGCCTGACAGTGGGCTGGACGATGGCGAAGATGACACGGCGTCGGCCATTGCAACTTTGGCCAATGCCGACCTGTCGGTGACAAAAACCGTCGACGATGCGACGCCGAACTTTGGTGATTCGGTCACGTTCACGGTCACGATTGCCAACAGTGGCCCTGATCCGGCGACCGGAATCCAGCTTCGGGACTACCTTCCCGCTGGATTCACTTTGGCAGATCAAAGCGTCAGTGTCGGCACGTTCTCCGCCGCGACTGAGATCTGGATGATCGATGAGTTGGCGGTTGGGCAAAGCGAAACCTTGACGCTCACGGGAACGGTCAATTCCGAGGCGACGTTGTCCAACGTGGCCGAGATCATCGCCAGTGACCAACGTGACCCCGATAGCACGCCCGGCAATGGCGAGACCGATCCAGTCGAGGACGATCGTGCCGCGGTGGATGTGCAGGCTCAATTGATTGATCTGGCATTATCAAAAACCGTCGATGGCGACCGATTTGATCTTGGCGATTCGGTGGAGTTTGAACTGACGGTTTCCAATACGGGGCCATCCACCGCAACCAATGTTCAGGTCGCGGATGCATTGCCCGCGGGTTTGATCTTTGATTCGTCATCGACGGCCAACGGCGGCTACAACCCTCAATCCGGAACATGGACGATTCCAAGCATCCCCAGCAACGAATCCGTGACGTTGACGCTAAATGCCACGGTCAACCGCGATGCGATCACGGACGAAATCTTGCGGGATGGCATTTTGAATTTTGCGGAAGTGACCTCAGCCGATCAGCCGGATCGCAACAGCACCTTCGGCAATGGCGACGTCAACGAAGACGATGCCGATTCCGCACTGTTGATGATTGCCCGTGCCGATCTTTCATTGACGAAAAGCGTGGATACATCAAATCCCGATCGAGGTGACACGATTCAGTACTTGATCACTCTGACCAACGCCAACAATGACGCGGCAACCAACGTGGTCCTCAGAGATCTGTTGCCGAGTTCGGTGCAGTTTGTGGATGCGATCGCTTCGCAAGGAAACTTCGATCCTCAAACCGGACTTTGGACGGTGTCGCAGCTTGATAGCGGCCAGTCCGCAACACTACGAATCAATGCGACGGTTCAAGCATCGGGAACTGTCGACAACGTGGCGGAGATCATCGCGTCGGACCAGATTGATCCGGACAGCACTCCGAACAATGCAAACGCCGATGAAGATGATCTCGCCTCCGTGAGCATCACGCCTCGCGTGGTCGACATCAGCGTCAGTGCATCGGTCGACAACGAAGAACCCGAGTTGGATGAGACGATCACCATCACGTTGACCGCCGCCAATGCCAGTGGCGTTTCGGATGCGACCGGTGTGGTGATCGAATCCAGTTTGCCGGATGGATTGACGTTGATTCCGCCGGCCTCGCCTCAGCAAGGAACCTACGATCCGGCCACTGGTTTGTGGAATGTGGGGGCACTCGGTGCCGGCGAAAGTGTGCAGCTCACCCTGACCGCGCGCGTCGACACACGCGGGCTGAAGACGCTGAACGCGGAGGTGGTCCAAACCGATCAATTCGATTTGGATAGCGTTCCAGACAACGGTGATTTGACCGAGGATGACCAAACGCAGTTGGAAATCCGGGCCCCACGTGTCCTATCGAAGCGATTGTTTCTGTCTCGCTGA
- a CDS encoding YhaN family protein, with translation MIIERLDLIAFGHLTNRSLDLSAGPHRFHLVVGANESGKSTSLRAIASWLFGMKNHASSHDFLHPGTKLRVGGRLVKHPGEANEIALDCIRRKGVKGSLRGPDDKAVIEETELQSMLGGIDEAAFLSRFGLSYEELLRGGEQILRGEGELGEILFSAGAGIGRFRDILNQLGTEASDRFKASGKNPIINSHLKQIEEMRRELRDAQVPPAEFADLQQRVTEQETEIEAWRKASLELAKRIGRCEAAKQALPLIPRWRAASQEMELVGDAPRLSDDFEQRRREWENDHQLTDRDVQRLRKTQEELTQQLQEIGHDELIESFEKEILDLYRELPAREQAEVEKQTQQQALKALQRDMRSQLKDLAIGNADVEAGESGPANGESELADRVDSLQISDSQRTKIQRLAGEYEKLVQQRDDSLDQLDRAKRELQLAEEALEATDVSDQFQLLDRTLDEIGAPEHLIEPASRLQLQVEKLRRECQTTHRRLRLSGSNEEADWRAAVELPLPSASQLSDLVKALDQAEDEVRLNRSRLDESQRNLDSAEEKLASLKADAKDLPTPEDLIRAREHRDQLLASMKDGAESLSPEQWLGMIAEVELAVHQADSIADVFQSEHEAIFRRQSAQNQCDQAQQLLTKRQTTLDASLQQLSEAQEAWSSVWKAIGIAAESPETMNGWLTDHQKLIAQHADLLDACDEVSQAHSLIRQTVGRLEQALGVEPSGEAALETLEQTATELRRLHDLASTTREDQSQKIRLKEQRERKHDEFRTEIPGLESVLKRRQNALDDWNQQWDELTASLNLTSKPGPQDALSLMDAIAELVRKKKRCDEIQIRITEISNQTKTFSRRVIRLQEALQPDKTSVGVSVDGVGDESVDWTTLANIINGAQERLLKERSARSVREEVQLQSKQRKDELAAACAQMERLAITQQQLCDEAQCESPEQLLDAEKRFRRRKEAAGKLADLQAQLEHWAAGEDCQTFVDSLKDRDPVLVDEELRSLSSEKGELDQRIEDARETLGGLRTQLKSIDGSGKASALSQKLQFQLGKLQRESEEYVRIRLAASILQRAMDHYRNQNQEPVLKEAGDFFATLTCGEYQSLQVDYGDGGKPSLFGVRAGVDVPAQRMSTGTADALYLALRLASLKHQMANANAVPLIIDDCLIQLDDRRATAALQVFSELSKTTQVIMFTHHDHLIELAESALSSDQFHVHRLDGKLRARKKPSKSKATKKRAAEKQKMVKEEEGESRLTDDLSLSGRAQEDTLFDFSSLGED, from the coding sequence ATGATCATCGAACGTTTGGACTTGATTGCATTTGGGCATCTGACCAATCGCAGTCTGGATCTTTCCGCAGGGCCCCATCGATTTCATTTGGTGGTGGGCGCCAACGAATCGGGCAAGTCGACCAGTTTGCGGGCCATCGCTTCGTGGCTGTTTGGGATGAAGAATCATGCCAGCAGCCATGACTTCTTGCATCCAGGCACCAAGCTTCGTGTCGGAGGCCGATTGGTCAAGCATCCGGGCGAAGCAAACGAGATCGCCTTGGATTGCATTCGACGCAAAGGCGTGAAAGGCAGCTTGCGAGGACCGGATGACAAAGCGGTGATCGAGGAGACCGAACTGCAGAGCATGTTGGGCGGGATCGATGAAGCTGCGTTTCTGTCTCGGTTTGGATTGTCCTATGAAGAGCTTCTTCGCGGTGGCGAGCAAATTCTTCGAGGCGAGGGAGAGCTGGGCGAAATTCTGTTCTCGGCGGGTGCGGGAATTGGTCGGTTTCGTGACATCTTGAATCAGTTGGGAACGGAAGCCAGCGACCGCTTCAAAGCGTCGGGAAAGAACCCGATTATCAACTCGCATCTAAAACAAATCGAAGAGATGCGGCGTGAGCTTCGAGACGCCCAGGTGCCTCCGGCGGAGTTCGCCGATTTGCAACAACGCGTGACCGAGCAAGAAACCGAGATCGAAGCGTGGAGAAAAGCATCGCTTGAATTGGCCAAACGGATCGGACGTTGTGAAGCCGCAAAGCAGGCTCTGCCGTTGATTCCTCGGTGGCGGGCAGCATCTCAGGAAATGGAGCTGGTCGGCGATGCACCTCGGCTCAGCGATGACTTCGAACAGCGACGTCGCGAATGGGAGAACGATCACCAACTGACGGATCGCGATGTGCAACGGTTGCGAAAGACCCAGGAAGAACTGACGCAGCAACTCCAAGAGATTGGGCACGACGAATTGATCGAGTCTTTTGAAAAAGAGATTCTGGATCTGTATCGAGAGTTGCCCGCCCGCGAACAGGCTGAGGTGGAAAAGCAAACGCAGCAGCAAGCGTTGAAAGCGTTGCAACGCGACATGCGATCTCAGCTCAAGGATTTGGCGATTGGCAATGCGGATGTCGAAGCCGGGGAATCGGGACCCGCCAACGGCGAAAGCGAATTGGCGGATCGCGTCGATTCGCTTCAGATCAGCGACTCGCAACGGACCAAGATCCAACGATTGGCCGGTGAATATGAGAAATTGGTTCAGCAGCGTGACGACTCTCTGGATCAGCTCGATCGAGCAAAGCGAGAGTTGCAGTTGGCCGAGGAGGCATTGGAAGCCACAGACGTTTCGGACCAATTCCAATTATTGGATCGAACGTTGGATGAGATCGGGGCTCCCGAACATCTGATTGAACCGGCCAGCCGATTGCAATTGCAGGTTGAAAAGCTGCGACGCGAATGCCAGACGACCCACCGGCGTCTGCGTTTGTCCGGCTCCAACGAAGAAGCGGATTGGAGGGCTGCGGTTGAGTTGCCGCTGCCATCAGCTTCTCAGTTGTCGGATCTGGTGAAGGCTCTGGATCAAGCCGAAGACGAAGTTCGGCTGAACCGAAGTCGCTTGGACGAGTCGCAGCGAAACCTTGACTCGGCCGAAGAAAAACTCGCTTCGTTGAAAGCCGATGCGAAAGACCTGCCCACTCCCGAGGACCTGATCCGTGCCAGAGAGCACCGTGATCAGTTATTGGCTTCTATGAAAGACGGCGCCGAGTCGCTTAGTCCGGAGCAATGGTTGGGCATGATCGCCGAAGTGGAGTTGGCGGTTCACCAAGCGGACTCCATTGCGGACGTTTTCCAATCGGAACACGAAGCAATCTTTCGCAGACAATCCGCCCAGAACCAATGCGACCAAGCTCAGCAATTGCTGACCAAACGGCAAACCACTTTGGATGCGTCGCTGCAGCAACTCAGCGAGGCACAAGAAGCCTGGAGCAGTGTCTGGAAAGCGATTGGCATCGCGGCCGAGTCGCCGGAAACGATGAACGGTTGGTTGACGGATCATCAGAAGTTGATCGCCCAGCACGCGGATCTGCTGGATGCGTGTGACGAGGTCTCGCAAGCTCATTCTCTAATTCGCCAAACGGTCGGGCGGCTGGAACAAGCCCTCGGTGTGGAGCCGTCCGGCGAGGCGGCACTGGAAACACTTGAGCAAACAGCGACAGAGCTACGGCGGTTGCATGATTTGGCTTCGACGACTCGCGAAGATCAATCACAGAAAATTCGTTTGAAAGAGCAGCGTGAACGAAAACACGACGAATTCCGCACCGAGATTCCAGGGTTGGAGTCGGTTCTGAAGCGTCGCCAAAACGCCTTGGATGATTGGAATCAGCAGTGGGACGAACTGACCGCTTCGTTGAATTTGACATCCAAGCCAGGGCCACAGGATGCGCTGTCGCTGATGGACGCGATCGCGGAGCTTGTACGGAAGAAGAAGCGGTGTGATGAAATCCAAATTCGCATCACGGAGATCAGCAACCAAACCAAAACGTTTTCACGTCGTGTCATTCGGCTTCAGGAGGCTTTGCAACCGGACAAGACTTCCGTCGGAGTTTCGGTGGATGGCGTGGGCGATGAATCGGTCGACTGGACGACACTCGCCAACATTATCAACGGCGCCCAGGAACGTTTGTTAAAAGAACGATCGGCTCGAAGTGTTCGGGAAGAGGTTCAGTTGCAGTCGAAGCAACGGAAAGATGAACTGGCAGCAGCCTGTGCTCAGATGGAACGATTGGCGATCACCCAACAACAATTGTGCGACGAGGCTCAGTGTGAATCTCCAGAACAGTTGTTGGATGCGGAAAAGCGTTTTCGACGTCGAAAAGAAGCCGCCGGCAAGTTGGCGGATCTGCAGGCACAACTGGAACACTGGGCCGCCGGCGAAGACTGTCAAACGTTTGTTGACTCGTTGAAAGATCGAGATCCCGTGTTGGTCGATGAAGAGTTGCGATCGCTTTCCAGCGAGAAAGGCGAATTGGACCAGCGGATTGAAGATGCGAGGGAAACCCTGGGCGGTCTACGAACCCAGCTCAAATCCATCGACGGAAGCGGCAAAGCATCCGCGTTGTCGCAGAAACTTCAGTTTCAACTTGGGAAACTGCAACGCGAATCCGAGGAGTACGTGCGGATTCGATTGGCGGCGTCGATCTTGCAACGTGCGATGGATCACTATCGCAATCAGAACCAAGAACCGGTCCTGAAGGAGGCGGGGGATTTCTTTGCAACATTGACCTGCGGTGAGTATCAATCCTTGCAAGTGGACTATGGTGACGGCGGGAAACCATCGTTGTTTGGTGTGAGAGCAGGTGTCGATGTGCCGGCCCAACGAATGAGCACGGGAACCGCGGACGCGTTGTACTTGGCTCTTCGATTGGCTTCTTTGAAACATCAAATGGCCAATGCCAACGCGGTTCCGTTGATCATTGACGACTGTTTGATTCAACTCGACGACCGCCGGGCAACCGCCGCGCTGCAGGTCTTTTCGGAATTGTCCAAAACGACGCAGGTCATCATGTTCACCCACCACGATCACCTGATTGAACTAGCAGAAAGCGCACTCAGTTCCGATCAGTTCCATGTGCATCGTTTAGACGGCAAGCTTCGGGCACGGAAAAAGCCCAGCAAGTCAAAAGCGACTAAAAAGCGAGCGGCTGAAAAGCAAAAGATGGTGAAAGAGGAAGAAGGCGAGTCCAGGCTCACAGACGATCTCTCGTTATCGGGACGAGCTCAGGAAGACACGCTTTTTGATTTTTCGTCGCTGGGAGAAGATTGA